The proteins below come from a single Paraconexibacter algicola genomic window:
- a CDS encoding hydroxymethylglutaryl-CoA lyase, which yields MTDLPDLPSSVHVREVGPRDGFQNEPETIATADKIRLIDLLVRTGVKRIEVTSFVRPDVLPQLADNTEVLAGIDVPAGVSRSVLIPNERGLDNALAVADLFEECGVFLSGSETHNRKNVNRSIAESLAGLQKVIPRAREAGKQVEAVIATSFGCPYEGDVPRDRVLDLAVALRDAGAQELGFGDTTGMANPRQVREFFVAARERLGDDVEITAHFHNTRGQGLANALAALEAGCTSFESSFGELGGCPVPKGATGNIASEDLVSMLHEMGVDTGIDLAKLLEASRAVAEVLGRPLGSHTLVAGPVDWHR from the coding sequence GTGACCGACCTGCCCGACCTGCCGTCGTCCGTCCACGTCCGCGAGGTCGGGCCGCGTGACGGGTTCCAGAACGAGCCGGAGACGATCGCCACCGCGGACAAGATCCGCCTGATCGACCTGCTCGTGCGGACCGGCGTGAAGCGCATCGAGGTGACCTCGTTCGTGCGGCCGGACGTCCTGCCGCAGCTCGCGGACAACACCGAGGTCCTCGCCGGGATCGACGTGCCCGCCGGCGTGTCGCGCAGCGTGCTGATCCCGAACGAGCGCGGGCTCGACAACGCGCTGGCCGTCGCCGACCTGTTCGAGGAGTGCGGGGTCTTCCTCAGCGGCTCGGAGACCCACAACCGCAAGAACGTCAACCGCTCGATCGCCGAGTCGCTCGCCGGCCTGCAGAAGGTCATCCCGCGGGCGCGCGAGGCGGGCAAGCAGGTGGAGGCGGTCATCGCCACGTCGTTCGGCTGCCCCTACGAGGGGGACGTGCCGCGCGACCGGGTCCTCGACCTCGCGGTCGCGCTGCGGGACGCGGGCGCGCAGGAGCTGGGCTTCGGCGACACGACCGGGATGGCGAACCCGCGGCAGGTCCGCGAGTTCTTCGTCGCCGCGCGCGAGCGGCTCGGGGACGACGTCGAGATCACCGCGCACTTCCACAACACCCGCGGCCAGGGGCTCGCCAACGCGCTCGCCGCGCTGGAGGCGGGCTGCACGAGCTTCGAGTCGAGCTTCGGGGAGCTCGGCGGCTGCCCGGTCCCCAAGGGCGCGACCGGCAACATCGCGAGCGAGGACCTCGTGTCGATGCTGCACGAGATGGGCGTCGACACCGGGATCGACCTGGCGAAGCTGCTCGAGGCTTCGCGCGCGGTCGCCGAGGTGCTCGGCCGGCCGCTGGGCAGCCACACGCTCGTGGCCGGCCCCGTCGACTGGCACCGCTGA